One Faecalispora anaeroviscerum genomic window carries:
- a CDS encoding Gfo/Idh/MocA family protein: MKKLNFLLIGCGRISKNHIAAAAENAGLMELVAVCDLVEERAEQRADSLLEKTGKRPAVYTDYKKALEELTIDCCTIATESGYHAEIALDCLRRGKHVLVEKPMALSTHDAQLMIQEANSRGLKLGVCHQNRFNAPIQELHRAIEDNRFGKLVNGTARILWNRSMPYYEQAPWRGTWAQDGGTLMNQCIHNIDLLQWSLGGEPETVMAMTGNYLRDIEAEDFGAILIRFKNGAIGMIEGTACVYPKNLEETLSVFGETGAAVIGGLAVNRMETWNFAQPAEQDERVAALAGTDPTDVYGHGHNALYANYIRAVQTGTQPLVSGTEGIKALKIILAAYKSQKTGQAVNFDDLEFSTLDMNDSDVRYHSEEAAQ, encoded by the coding sequence ATGAAAAAACTGAATTTCCTGCTGATCGGCTGCGGAAGAATCTCGAAAAACCACATTGCCGCGGCTGCGGAAAACGCCGGGCTGATGGAACTTGTCGCCGTCTGCGACCTGGTCGAAGAGCGGGCGGAACAGAGGGCAGACAGCCTGCTGGAAAAAACCGGCAAGCGCCCCGCCGTATATACCGACTACAAAAAAGCGCTGGAAGAGCTCACAATTGACTGCTGCACCATCGCGACGGAAAGCGGCTATCATGCTGAAATCGCGCTGGACTGCCTGCGCCGCGGCAAGCACGTTTTGGTAGAAAAGCCCATGGCGCTTTCTACCCATGACGCGCAGCTGATGATTCAGGAAGCAAACTCGCGCGGCCTGAAGCTGGGCGTTTGCCACCAGAATCGCTTTAACGCCCCCATTCAGGAGCTGCACCGCGCAATTGAGGACAACCGCTTCGGCAAGCTGGTAAACGGCACCGCGCGCATTCTGTGGAACCGCTCCATGCCTTATTATGAGCAGGCTCCCTGGCGCGGAACCTGGGCGCAGGACGGCGGCACACTGATGAACCAGTGCATTCACAATATTGACCTGTTGCAGTGGAGCCTCGGCGGTGAGCCGGAAACCGTCATGGCCATGACTGGCAACTACCTGCGCGACATAGAGGCCGAGGACTTCGGCGCGATTCTCATTCGTTTCAAGAACGGCGCCATCGGCATGATCGAGGGTACCGCGTGCGTATACCCCAAGAATCTGGAAGAAACCCTGTCTGTTTTCGGTGAAACCGGCGCTGCCGTCATCGGCGGCCTCGCGGTGAACCGCATGGAAACCTGGAACTTCGCACAGCCCGCCGAGCAGGATGAGCGCGTGGCGGCGCTGGCCGGAACAGACCCAACAGACGTATACGGCCACGGCCACAACGCGCTGTACGCGAACTATATTCGTGCCGTGCAAACCGGCACCCAGCCGCTCGTGAGCGGCACCGAGGGCATTAAGGCGCTTAAGATTATCCTTGCGGCGTACAAATCCCAGAAAACCGGCCAGGCCGTCAACTTTGACGATCTGGAATTCTCTACTCTGGATATGAATGACAGCGATGTGCGCTATCATTCAGAGGAGGCCGCCCAGTGA
- the wecB gene encoding non-hydrolyzing UDP-N-acetylglucosamine 2-epimerase — protein sequence MKIVTIVGARPQFIKASVVSAALAPACEEILVHTGQHYDRNMSDVFFEELSIPRPKYNLGVGSGTHGKQTGEMLMRIEEVLLSEKPDILLVYGDTNSTLAGALAASKLHIPVAHVEAGLRSYNRRMPEEQNRVLTDHISTWLFCPTQTAVDNLKKEGVEAGVSISGDVMLDSVLHFLKLAKSNPEKTVIYEQLGITPKGYRLATLHRAETTDGGIDAVVHIFRAFEQLPEPVVLPIHPRTRSLAEEAISKEGFRNIQLIDPVGYLEMLLLTSGAKQVLTDSGGLQKEAWFMEVPCVTLRQETEWVETLVGNWNILSKLETEDILDKALHTIPDPATRGLMPFGDGAASQKIAAALLAYNN from the coding sequence GTGAAGATCGTAACGATTGTCGGCGCAAGACCGCAGTTCATCAAGGCTTCTGTGGTATCTGCCGCACTGGCGCCCGCGTGCGAAGAAATTCTTGTGCATACCGGGCAGCACTACGACCGCAATATGTCCGACGTGTTCTTTGAGGAGCTTTCTATCCCCCGCCCGAAGTACAATCTGGGGGTCGGCTCCGGCACACATGGAAAGCAGACCGGCGAAATGCTGATGCGCATTGAAGAGGTGCTGCTCAGCGAAAAACCGGATATTCTCTTGGTCTACGGCGACACCAACTCCACGCTGGCCGGGGCGCTGGCGGCTTCGAAGCTGCATATCCCCGTAGCGCACGTAGAGGCGGGCCTGCGCTCGTATAACCGCCGCATGCCGGAAGAGCAAAACCGCGTACTGACCGACCATATTTCCACCTGGCTGTTCTGCCCCACGCAGACGGCAGTGGATAACCTGAAAAAAGAAGGGGTCGAAGCTGGCGTTTCCATCTCCGGCGACGTAATGCTCGATTCTGTACTGCATTTTCTGAAGCTGGCAAAGTCTAACCCGGAAAAAACAGTCATTTATGAGCAATTGGGCATTACCCCCAAGGGATACCGGCTGGCAACGCTCCACCGGGCAGAAACCACCGACGGCGGAATTGATGCCGTGGTGCATATTTTCCGCGCGTTTGAGCAGCTGCCGGAACCCGTGGTACTGCCGATTCACCCCCGCACCCGTTCTCTGGCAGAAGAGGCCATCTCGAAAGAGGGCTTTCGCAATATTCAGCTGATCGACCCGGTAGGCTACCTTGAAATGCTGCTGCTGACCAGCGGGGCAAAGCAGGTGCTAACCGATTCCGGCGGACTGCAAAAGGAAGCCTGGTTTATGGAGGTTCCCTGCGTTACTCTGCGGCAGGAAACCGAGTGGGTCGAAACTCTGGTCGGGAACTGGAACATCCTCTCAAAGCTCGAAACAGAGGATATTCTCGATAAGGCCCTGCATACCATTCCAGACCCCGCAACGCGCGGACTGATGCCGTTCGGCGATGGCGCGGCCAGCCAGAAAATCGCGGCGGCACTGCTTGCATACAACAACTAA